GCTGTTTCAATCGAGTCTGCCACACCTAAAAACATAAATTCTTTATCATTCATAGTTAGAGTTTGGGCTGGTGCACCCTTGTCTTTTGCCTCGTTTGCTGCTCCTGAAGCTGCATCTTTAGATGAGAAGGCACCACCTTGAACAATAAACGCAGTTTGAGCACCGATGACAATAGAACTACTCTTCCCTCCGGTTGCTTCCGACCCTTTATCCGGCCCCTTTTCTTCAACTGCAGGTTCAGTTACTGCTGGTTTACTATTTTCTGAAATAACTAACTTAAGCATAAGGACCCCAAAGCTTGTTCCAATCAAGATAGCAAAAACTGCCGTTACTAAGATGGATTTGAACACTCCACCATTCCGCTTAGGTGAAAAAGTTGAAAACGAAACAGGCTTCTTTTTCCCACCTTTTTTCGGATTCAGGCTGCTGACAACTTTATATTCCTTGATGTCATTATCTGAGGATTCAGGAATAATCCAATCAAAGCTTTCATCAATCGACTCCTTGGCGGCAGCAGTCTCTAGGAAACCATCCTGCCCGTCACTATCCTCGTCCATCGTTATCACTTTCGTAAAAGAATCTTTACTAGATTCTTGTTCCTTCTTAATGGGCTCATCTGAAAAGGCTTGAGTCTCTCCATTTAACTTTATTTTGATGGTATTGCCACGATTCGGCTTGTCCACTAACTTGTACTCCTTCCTCTACCAATAGCAATTTCTACCATCCTATCATAAAGACAAAAAAAAATAACAAGACTTTTGTCGTCTTGTTATACAATGCTTTCGCCAAATTATTTGCAATTTTGCGGTGTTGTTAATTAGATTTTGTAGTATCTGCAAAAGAGCTTAATGGATTATCCTTATTTGCAGGTGCAGGAGCATCGATTTTTGGAAGATCGGCAATTAGATCATTGAGTTCTGGCATATAATAAGCAGATATTGTAAGTGAGTAGGATAAAGGCTCATTTACTTGCTCAAGAGAAGTAATTTCTTCACCACCAGAATAATTAATCGATTCAACCACAACAATACGAGTAAATGATTCCAGTGTAGAAATAAACATTTCCAAGTCCTCATAGGTTGGGGATTCTACACTTAAACTTACTGTAAGTTTTTTTAATCCATTAGTGTTTGCCTGTCCGGGTTGCTGTTCAGTCACCGTTGCATCACTACTGGTTCCAGAATCTTCAGTAGTAGTGCCAGTATTATTTTCCGTCGTTTCAGCAGTGGTGGCTTCCACATTTTTTGTGAAGCTCATCGACTTAATTTTACTATTTGAAACATTCTCCGCCTTTTCTAGGTCTAAAATGAACTGCTCTTGGAGGGGTTTGACAGGAACTTTCTTTTGCAATTCCCTTGTTTCTTCTCTCACCTGTTTCGTATCATCGACGTTTTTCTGACTAATCACATCTAAAAGCTTCTCTTCTGACTTCAATGTCTGTTCTTTAATCTCAAGGTCAGATTTTAACGGAGTGAGTAAAAAGAATTGAGCATAAATAATAAATAAAACAAGGAAAAGAATAGCAAACCCTATAATAAGTTTGCCCCACTTAGAGAAATCAAGCATCATGACTCGGGCACTCCTTCCTCATCAGTCCCGCTTTTAGAAATAAGCCTTTTAATTGTCTCTTTATTTAAAGAAATCTCAAATTGTCCAATATATCTTGGCAGAATTACACTAAGCTCTTTTTTAGAATTAAGCTTAGATGTATCTGACTCATTATCAACATTGTCGACGTTTGGATTGACTGGAGTAATAATAAAACTGTTTGGATTATTTGGATCCGTGGTAATGATGACAGAATTATTATTTCCTGTAGTAGAATTTGCATTTTCATCACTACCACTTTCTGAGGTAGTGGTTTGGTTAGTGGACTCAGTTGATGTCTCCTTTGATTCCTCATCTTCAGCATTTAACGAACTCAGACTCGCCTCTTCAATCCATTCAGATTCAAGTAAGCTATTTAGGAAGTAAGCAGCCTCTCTTGAACTGTCAAATTGGACAGTAAGTGTTACTGTTCCCGTTTCTGTATATCCAAAAGATTGAATAAAGCCTCGTTCTGGCAATAATGATGTTAGGTGCTGCATAACCGGGATGGTTTGAATAGGGTACGTTTTTGCCCACTCAACTGCATTCTTTAAAAGACCAACAGACATAGATGAAGTATCCGTACTTTCATTGTTTCCTTCAGCCTCTGCGATTTTTTGAGTCGTTTCAATTTGTTTATCAATAATGGCAATCTCACTTTTAACTGACTGAATTTGCCAAAAATATAAGCCACCTAGCAGTAAAAATAAAGCTAACATTGCTAATACAATAAAAAGTATACCTTTTTTTCTATGTTCCTTTTGGGGGAGCAGGTTAATTTCTACTAACATCATTGCACCTCTTTTAACGCAAGACCTAAAGATAAAAATAGTTTAGCAGGAGTGCTTCCACCTTTATCCTTTGCCCCCAACTCTAGGGAAATCATCTCGACAGGAACTTCTAATCTTTCTTTCATTTCATCAAGTATTGCTTGTAATAAAGGATGATCTCCATTTATGAGGAACTTTGATACAGCCCTTTTTTCTTTACTAAGTGAATACCGATAATAATCTGAAAGCTTATTAATCTCTTTAAGTATATCTTCAAACTGATAGACTAGATCCTCCGTGTCACCGATATATTTAAAGTGTACAGTTCCAGTATCGTCCCGTTTCATCTCCCATTTATCGATATCAAAGGATAAAGGAAATTGTCGCATGACAAGTGGTACAGTACCTTCAAATATGCTCATATTTACACTAGTTAAATCAAATTGGGCAGAGAATAAGACTTCATTTTTAGCAGGTTGGTTCAGTTGATGATATAAACGATATAGTGCTAATGGTGAAATGTCAGCCACCACAGGTGTTAATTTTAAAGTTGAAAATAAATTTGCATATTCCATGACGTATTGTTCTGGTGCAGCAAATAAGAGAAGATCCCTATTCTTACCATTTTTCTCTAGCATGTAAAAATCAAAGACTGGTTCTTCAAATGGCAAATGAATCGTAGAGCCCAGTTCTAAGTAGAGATATCCCTTTATTTCATCGTCCTGAATATCTGAAGGAACTGACACTTTTCGAATGATTACCAAGGGATCAGGAATAATAAAGCGAACCTGACGTCTTCCAATTTTCCATTCATCGATACATTCTTCGAGGATGTTTGTCAGTGAATCTATATCAGTAATTTTCCCTTCCGTGATAATCCCTGGAGGCAGGAAGCGTTCATTCCATTTTTGGGCAATAGGGGGATCCACTTGCTTCAATTCAACAAAACGGATGGAATGGTCATTTAATACCAGGTTGATGATTCTGTTTTTATTCGAAAAGATAGAAAATGCCACAGTGTACCCCCTTATTTATAAACCTTGATGTAGAAATCGAATATATAAATCGATTATTTCCGCTCCCCAATAATAAGCAACTATGGTACCAAAAGCAATGAAGGGTCCGAACGGAATTGGCTGTCGTCTTTTTACGATTTTAAATAACAAAGCTAAACCGCCAATAACAGCTCCAAATAATGTTGAAAAAAAGAATGATAAAAGAACTAGTTTAAAGCCTAGCACAAAACCAAGTAAAGCATAAAGCTTTACATCTCCAAACCCCATTCCACCTTTACTAACAATGGCAATTATAAGAAGTAGTAAAAAGCCTACAACAGCCCCTAGTAGGCTGTCCCACCATGGCGTTAACGGCCAAATGATTCGTTCAACTAAAAAAATCCCTGCAAACCAGATTAATATCTTATCAGGGATGAGCATATAATGTATATCTGAAACGATGATAATCATGAACATGGAGATTAACGTTAAAGCAACCACTAGTTCTCCTGACCACCCAATTACAAGTGGTGCAGTTGCAAATAAGAGACCTGTCAATAATTCAAAAAATGGATAAATAGGAGAAATCCGCGACTCACAGCCGCGGCATTTTCCTTTTTGTAAAAGGTAAGATACAACTGGAATAAGTTCATAAGGTGTTAATTGATGACCACATGTTCCACAAGTCGACCGAGGGGTAACAATAGACCTCTTTATTGGTACCCTTAAACCTACTACATTATAAAAAGAGCCAAAAAGAAGACCAAGCAACAATAAATAAATATATAATATTATCATTTATTGAGTAACTGCAGTAATACTTCCTCTTGTAATATGGCTAATTTTAAATGCTTCAGCAGGTGAATTAGTTGCTACTTCTCCTGCTGATTTTCCATCTTCTAATAATGTCATTTTATTGTTCTTTAACCGAACTGCTGTTACTTTGCCACTTTCGATTTTAACATAAGAACTTTCTGGGGCAGTATTACTAGTAACAAGTTCATTAGTTGAAGATACATATCCTGAACCCTGTGTATCATCCAATTTTTCTACGTAATTTTGTGTTTCAAGGTAACCTAGAGTTAAGAAATGAGTATCTTTTTGTAGTATATCATTAGAAGCTACAGCCATTTTTGCGGAACTAACCAACTGTTTTGCATTTGCAATATGAGCATCTTTTTTCGTATTATCAATTAGACCCAGAATAGATGGAACTGCAATAGCTGCAAGAATACCCAAAATAACTATAACTGCTAGTAATTCAATCAAGGTAAAGCCTTTTTGTTCTTTAAGCTTATTTTTTAACATTTGTCGCATGTGTTGTTCTCTCCTTAAATAGTTCTATTAACCTATATATCTAGGTCTCTTGTATTATACATTATTGGATTGGCTAGAAAATAGAGGTTTTTTTGGTTTATTGTCACTTTTGTTCATTTTATTTGTTTTTTTGTAACTTTTTCAAATTTCGTCACTGAATATGATTAAACATGTCAAACATTGGCACCATAATCGACATAACAATTAGACCAACTAGCCCTGCTAGTATTACAATCATAATTGGTTCAATCAATGCTTTAAGTCTGTCCGTACTTGTCTCTACTTCTTTCTCATAGAATTCTGCGATTTTAGAAAGCATTGCATCCAATGCACCTGTTTCTTCACCAATCGAAATCATCTGAGTGACTAAGGGTGGAAATGCCCAATGACTTTTCATCGGTTCTGTCATGGAGCGACCCTTTTCAAGAGAATCCCGAGACTCCCGAATTACTTTGGCAATGACTTCATTTTCAACCACTTTTTCTACTATCGCCATTGCCTGTAGGATAGGAACTGAACTTGAAAATAATGAACTTAACGTTCGAGTCATTCTTGCCAACGCTGCCTTCTGCAGCATATTTCCAAAGACCGGTACCTTTAACATAAACAAGTCCAAATAATATTTTGTATTTCTATTTTTCTTCAAATAAACGATTAGCCCTACAAATACGAGGATCAAAAGCACAATAAGCCACCAGTAAGACTGCATAAATTCACTTGCAGCAAGTACAAACCTTGTTATGGCTGGAAGTTCTGCTCCAAGGTCAGCAAACATAGTTACAAAAGTTGGAACAATGGATACTAGTAAAAATATAACTACTGCAATCGCAATAACACCAATAACAGCTGGATACATTAAGGCTGATGTAATTTTCTGTTTCGTATAGTGCTGCTTTTCGAAATGCTCCGCCAAATTTTCAAGTGCACCGTCCATGTTACCACTAACTTCTCCTGCTTTAACCATGTTAATAAACATCGAATTGAAAATCTTCTTATGCTTTGAAACAGCATCAGAATAAGGATTTCCTTCACGCAAGTCCAATTCCACATCCAAAAGTGCCTTTTTCAAGGCTTTACTCTCAGTCTGTGCAGCAAGGATGCCAGTCGAATCAACAACCGTTACTCCAGCTTTGAGTAATGTGGCGAATTGACGCAAGTAAATAACAAAATGCTGTAGCTTTACTGGGTTACCTATTGAAATATCCTTTGTCATTAAAGTCTCTGGAACTTCCGTTATTTCAATAACCCTTATACCATCTTCCTTTAACTTGAACATCGCTTCTCTCCTTGAAGCCGCGTTCATCATTCCCTGCTTTTTTCCTCGTTTATCACGGCCTTCGTATTTAAATCTAGCCATCCAGCATCGCCTTCTCTTGTAAATATTTCGCTGCTGCTTCTTTTTGGATTAGGTTTCTATCCAGCAGGTCTCTTATACTCATTTCAAGTGTATGCATTCCTTGGGCACGGGAGGTTTGCATGGTACTTTGAATTTGATGAATCTTTTCATTTCGAATGAGATTGGCTATGGCCGGATTATTAACCATAATTTCAGTTGCCGCTTTTCTGCCTTTTTTATCAACGGTTGGAAATAAACGCTGAGATATAACACCAACCAATACAGAAGCGAGTTGAACACGTATTTGCGGCTGTTGCGCTGGCGGAAATACATCAA
This Neobacillus sp. YX16 DNA region includes the following protein-coding sequences:
- a CDS encoding pilus assembly protein PilO — its product is MMLDFSKWGKLIIGFAILFLVLFIIYAQFFLLTPLKSDLEIKEQTLKSEEKLLDVISQKNVDDTKQVREETRELQKKVPVKPLQEQFILDLEKAENVSNSKIKSMSFTKNVEATTAETTENNTGTTTEDSGTSSDATVTEQQPGQANTNGLKKLTVSLSVESPTYEDLEMFISTLESFTRIVVVESINYSGGEEITSLEQVNEPLSYSLTISAYYMPELNDLIADLPKIDAPAPANKDNPLSSFADTTKSN
- a CDS encoding PilN domain-containing protein, whose amino-acid sequence is MMLVEINLLPQKEHRKKGILFIVLAMLALFLLLGGLYFWQIQSVKSEIAIIDKQIETTQKIAEAEGNNESTDTSSMSVGLLKNAVEWAKTYPIQTIPVMQHLTSLLPERGFIQSFGYTETGTVTLTVQFDSSREAAYFLNSLLESEWIEEASLSSLNAEDEESKETSTESTNQTTTSESGSDENANSTTGNNNSVIITTDPNNPNSFIITPVNPNVDNVDNESDTSKLNSKKELSVILPRYIGQFEISLNKETIKRLISKSGTDEEGVPES
- the pilM gene encoding pilus assembly protein PilM, with the translated sequence MAFSIFSNKNRIINLVLNDHSIRFVELKQVDPPIAQKWNERFLPPGIITEGKITDIDSLTNILEECIDEWKIGRRQVRFIIPDPLVIIRKVSVPSDIQDDEIKGYLYLELGSTIHLPFEEPVFDFYMLEKNGKNRDLLLFAAPEQYVMEYANLFSTLKLTPVVADISPLALYRLYHQLNQPAKNEVLFSAQFDLTSVNMSIFEGTVPLVMRQFPLSFDIDKWEMKRDDTGTVHFKYIGDTEDLVYQFEDILKEINKLSDYYRYSLSKEKRAVSKFLINGDHPLLQAILDEMKERLEVPVEMISLELGAKDKGGSTPAKLFLSLGLALKEVQ
- a CDS encoding A24 family peptidase; this encodes MIILYIYLLLLGLLFGSFYNVVGLRVPIKRSIVTPRSTCGTCGHQLTPYELIPVVSYLLQKGKCRGCESRISPIYPFFELLTGLLFATAPLVIGWSGELVVALTLISMFMIIIVSDIHYMLIPDKILIWFAGIFLVERIIWPLTPWWDSLLGAVVGFLLLLIIAIVSKGGMGFGDVKLYALLGFVLGFKLVLLSFFFSTLFGAVIGGLALLFKIVKRRQPIPFGPFIAFGTIVAYYWGAEIIDLYIRFLHQGL
- a CDS encoding type II secretion system protein, whose translation is MLKNKLKEQKGFTLIELLAVIVILGILAAIAVPSILGLIDNTKKDAHIANAKQLVSSAKMAVASNDILQKDTHFLTLGYLETQNYVEKLDDTQGSGYVSSTNELVTSNTAPESSYVKIESGKVTAVRLKNNKMTLLEDGKSAGEVATNSPAEAFKISHITRGSITAVTQ
- a CDS encoding type II secretion system F family protein, producing MARFKYEGRDKRGKKQGMMNAASRREAMFKLKEDGIRVIEITEVPETLMTKDISIGNPVKLQHFVIYLRQFATLLKAGVTVVDSTGILAAQTESKALKKALLDVELDLREGNPYSDAVSKHKKIFNSMFINMVKAGEVSGNMDGALENLAEHFEKQHYTKQKITSALMYPAVIGVIAIAVVIFLLVSIVPTFVTMFADLGAELPAITRFVLAASEFMQSYWWLIVLLILVFVGLIVYLKKNRNTKYYLDLFMLKVPVFGNMLQKAALARMTRTLSSLFSSSVPILQAMAIVEKVVENEVIAKVIRESRDSLEKGRSMTEPMKSHWAFPPLVTQMISIGEETGALDAMLSKIAEFYEKEVETSTDRLKALIEPIMIVILAGLVGLIVMSIMVPMFDMFNHIQ